The genome window TGTCGGTGGGGACCTCCTGGATCCACACCTGGACGGACTCGGCCGGCACCTGCAGGGTGTCGACGAACGCGTCGGTGATCCGGGCGATCAGCTCGCGCTTCTGCTCGACGCTGCGCGGGCCCTGCTGGATGGTCACGGAAGGCATCGGGTGCTCCTCGGTCCTCGCGGCCGGCCCCGGTGACTCCGGGGCCTCCTGCCGACGGGGAACAGTCCATCGCAGCGGACGGGTCGCGACCCAGACCCGGTTCGCGCTGGCAGCGATCACGAATCCTGATCGCCGGAGGTGGGGGTGGGGGCGGGGGCGGCCGGCCCGGCGTCGCAGGCGGAGAGCAGCAGCTCCAGCCCCGGGGAGCGCGGGCCCCGGCGCACCGCCAGCGAGGTGGGCAGCGCCAGGCCGGGATCGTGGAACGGCACGAAGGCGACCCGGGGAACCCGCATGATCCGTGCGTTGCCCGCGTAGACCACGGTCCACATCGGGGTGCCGGAGCCGATCGCGGCCAGGGTGTCCTGCAGGGTCTGGGAGGCCGGGCCGGGGATCGGCTGGAAGCCGGCGGCGTGGCAGGAGTCGACCACCAGGTCGACCAGGGCCGGGTGGTGGCGGCGCTCGACCAGGCGCAGCGGCAGCTCTGCCAGGTCGGTGAGGTGCACGGCCGGGCTCGCGGCCAGCGGGTGGCGGGCCGGCACGGCGGCCACCAGGGCGTCCTGCCAGAGCGGCAGGTGGGTGAGTTCGGGGGACTGCTCGGGCGCGTTCCCGGGGAGCGGGGCGCCGCGGACGAAGGCCGCGTCGAGCCGGCCGTCGGCCAGTCGGGCCAGCCGTTCGCGCACCGGCAGCGAGACCAGCTCGACCCGCAGGCCGGGGGCGTGGTGCTCGAAGGCGTCCAGGATCCGGTCCAGCCGTTCGCCCAGGCCCGTGATGGTGCCCAGGCGCAGCACGCCGAGCCGGCCGGCGGCGAGGTCGGCGGCGACCGCGCGGGCGGCGTCCTCGGCGGTGAGAACGGCGCGGGCGGCCGGCAGGAAGGACTGGCCGGCGGGGGTGAGGCGGACGGTGCGGGGGTTGCGGTCGAAGAGCTCGACCTTCAGCTCGCGCTCCAGGCGGCGGATCTGCTGACTGACCGCCGGCTGACCGATCATCAGCCGATCGGCGGCCCGGCCGAAGTGCAACTCCTCGGCCACCGTGACGAAGTAGCGCAGTTGGCGCAGTTCCACCGCAGGTCCTCCCCGTTCCCTGGTCCCCGGCCATCCTGCCGTACGGGCAGGCCCGGGGACCACGGGAAGGAGCGGGAAGCGGCTGGTCAGGCGCGGACGGCGGAGATGTCGAAGGTGAGCTTGACCTTCTCGCCGATCAGCACGCCGCCGGTCTCCAGGGCGGCGTTGTAGGTCAGGCCGAAGGCGGTGCGGTCCACCGTGGTGCGGCCCTCGAAGCCGAGGCGCTGGATGCCGTACGGGTCGGTGGCGCTGCCGGTGAAGTCGAGGTCCAGCACGACCGGGCGGGTGGTGCCCTTGATGGTCAGGTCGCCGGCCATCCGGTAGGTCTCGCCGTCCAGCTGCTCGGCGGAGGTGCTGCGGAAGGTGATCTCCGGGTGGGTCTCCACCTCGAAGAAGTCGCCGGTGCGCAGGTGGCCGTCGCGCTGCTCGTTGCCGGTGTCGATGCTGGCGACCTTGATGCTCAGCTCGGCGGTGGAGGCGGCCGGGTTCGCGCCGTCGAGGTGCAGCTTGCCCTGGTACTCGGCGAACTCGCCGCGGACGTTGGTGACCATCGCGTGGCGGACGCTGAAGCCGATCCGGCTGTGCGTGGTGTCGATGGCGTACTCGCCGGACAGGTGGGCGAGGTCGGGGGTGGCCGGCGCGGTGATGGCGGCCTCGACGGTCTCGGTGGTCCCGGCGGCCTTGCGGTTGAAGATGCCCATGGCGAACTCCTGTGTGATTTGGTTGAGGGTTCAACTTCCTCGATGGCTCCACTGTAGGGCGTGTTGGTTCAAGTTTCAACCACATCCCTCGAATGGCGTACCCCGGCGATACGCTCGCCGGACAGGACCCGACTCGCCGGAGGTGGCAGCCCGCAGATGTTCGCCGTGCACGCCCGCTGGCGGCCCGAGGACGGCAGCCTCGCGCTCTGGGCCGAGGACGGCCGGGCCGTCGGACAGCCCTCCAACGGCGGGCCCGGTCACCCGTTCGCTTGCTCGGCCGAGCTGCTGGGCCGCCTGCTGGGCGGGATCGGGCCCGGGCTGGAGTGGCTGGCGGGGCGGGCGGCGGAGCGCTGGACCACGCTGGCGCTGCCCTCGGCCGGCGCGGTGCCGGTGCCCTCGCCCGAACTGCCCGGCCTGGGGCTGGGGCGCGGCGCCGCCGGCGCGCTGCGCGAGTGGCGGGTGCCGACCCTGCGGTTCGAGGCGGCGGAGGCGGCGCAGCTGCTCGGCGAGCTCGCCGACCCGCGTTGGGCCCTGGCCAGCTCCGAGATGCCGGAAGTCGGCCGGGTCGACGTCGCGTACGGGGCCTCGCTGCGCTGGCTGACCGCCGTGCACGACCTCGCCTTCCGGCTGGCCGGCCGGGGACGGGTGCTGCCCGCCCTGGACCGGACGGCCGACGGTGCCCGGGCCCGCTGGCAGCCCGCCCTCGCCCCCGTCGACCGGCACGAGGTGCGCGCCCTCGCGGACAACTGCCCGCCCGCCGTGCGCGGACCGCACGAGCCGACCGCCCTGCTCACCGCCGCGCTGGCCGCCCTGACCGACTGCGAGGTGCGCGCGGCCCTGGCCGAACGACCGCCGCGGCTGCCCGGCGCGCTCCGTGACGCGCCGTCGGACCGGCCGGACGCGCAGCTGACCGACCGGTGGTTCGCCGCGCTGCTCGCCCCCGACGGCCGACTGCCGCTGGCAGGCCTGCCCGAACCGGCCGCCGCGCTCGACCGGCTCGCGGACCGGCTCGCCGCCTGGCACGGCTCCGCCGCACCCGGCACCGCCGTCCGGCTCTGCTTCCGGCTGGTCGAACCGCTCGGCACGGACCCCCTCGACCCCGACGCGCAGGTGCCCGACGAGGCCTGGCGGATCGACTTCCTGGTCGAGGCCGTCGCCGAACCCTCGCTCCGGGTCCCCGCCGCCGACCTCTGGTTCACCGGCGGCCCCGCGTCGGCCGCGTTCGAACGGGTGGTGGCCGACCCGCGCGCCGAGTACCTCGCCGAACTGCACCGCGCCGCCCGCTGCCGCCCCGAACTGGCCCCCGCGCTGGCCGGCGCCCGCCCCGGCGGGCTGCGGCTCGACCGCGACGGCGCCCTCGCCTTCCTGCGCGAGGCCGCCCCCGCGCTGCTCCGGGCCGGGTTCGGGGTGCTGCTGCCCACCTGGTGGCAGCGCCGGCCCCGGCTCGACCTCGCGCTCGGCATCCGCCCCGCCACCCCCAGCGCCGTGGCCCGCGAGGAGCGGCTGGACCACGACGCGCTGGTCGCCTTCCGCTGGCGGCTCGCGCTCGACGGCGACCCGCTCACCGCCGAGGAACTGGCCGACCTCGCGGCGGCCAAGCGCGGCCTGGTCCGGATCCGCGGCCAGTGGATCGAGGCCGATCCCGCGCGGATCGCCGCCGCCCTCGCCTTCCTGGACCGCGAGGGCGGCGGCGAGCAGCCGGTGACCCGGCTGCTGCGCACCGTCCTGGACCCGGGCGCCCTGGTGGCCGGCCTGCCGGTGGGTGCGGTCCGGGCCACCGAGGTGCTCGGCGCGCTGCTCGACCCGGCCGCCTGCCCGGACGAGCCCGCCGTGCGGCTGCCCGCCGGCTTCGGCACCACCCTGCGCCCGTACCAGGAGCGCGGCGTCGCCTGGCTGCACGCGCTCGGCCGGCTCGGCCTGGGCGCCGTGCTCGCCGACGACATGGGCCTGGGCAAGACAGTGCAGACGCTGGCCCTGCTCGCCCAGGAACACGCCGAGGGGCGGCCCGGCCCGGTGCTGCTGGTCTGCCCGATGTCGCTGCTCGCCAACTGGCGGCGGGAGGCCGCCCGGTTCGCCCCGATGCTGCGGGTGCACGTGCAGCACGGCCCCGGCCGGCCCGCCGGCGAGGCGCTGGCCGACGCGGTGGCCGGCGCCGACCTGGTGCTCACCAGCTACGGCGTGCTCACCCGGGACGCCCCGCAGCTGCGCCGGATCGGCTGGCGCCGGATCGTCGCGGACGAGGCGCAGACCGTGAAGAACGGCTCCACCGGGCAGGCCAGGGCGCTGCGCTCGCTGCGCGCCGGGCACCGGATCGCGCTCACCGGCACGCCCGTGGAGAACCGGCTGAGCGAGCTGCACGCGGTGCTCGACTTCGCCAACCCCGGGCTGCTCGGCTCGGCCGCCGCCTTCCGGGAGCGCTACGCCGTGCCGGTCGAGCAGCACCGCAGCGCCGAGCGGCTGGCCGAACTGCGGCGCCGCACCGCCCCGTTCGTGCTGCGCCGGCGCAAGGGCGATCCTGGCGTGCTGGCCGAGCTGCCGGCCAAGCAGGAGAGCACCGTCCGGTGCCTGCTGACCACCGAGCAGGCCGGGCTCTACCAGGCGGTGGTCGCCGACCTGCTGCACCGGCTGCGCAGCGGGCTCAAGGGGGTCGAGCGCAAGGGCGCGGTGCTCGGTGCGATCGGGCGGCTGAAGCAGGTCTGCAACCACCCGGCCCAGCTCCTGCACGACGGTTCGGCGGTGGCCGGCCGCTCGGGCAAGGTGGCCCGGCTGGAGGAGCTGCTGGAGAACACCCTGGCGGCCGGCGAGCGCACCCTGGTCTTCACCCAGTACGCCGAGTTCGGTGCGCTGCTGCGGCCGCACCTGGCCGAGCGGCTGGACACCGAGGTGCTGTACCTGCACGGCCGGCTCGGCGCCCGCCGCCGCACCGAGCTGGTGGACCGGTTCCAGCAGGCGGACGGCCCCGGCGTCTTCCTGCTCTCGCTCAAGGCGGGCGGCACCGGGCTCAACCTGACCGCGGCGAGCCAGGTGGTGCACCTGGACCGCTGGTGGAACCCGGCGACCGAGGACCAGGCCACCGACCGGGCGCACCGGATCGGGCAGCACCGCACCGTGCAGGTCCGCCGGTTCGTCTGCGCGGGCACCGTGGAGGAGCGGATCGCCGAGCTGATGGACGCCAAGCGCGAGCTGGCCGAGGCCGTGGTGGCGGGCGGCGAGCGCCGGCTGACCGAGCTCTCCCTCGACGAGCTGCACGAGCTGCTGACCCTCTCCCAGGAGGCGCTGACCGCATGACGCAGGATCCGAACGCCTTCTGGGGCGAGGAGTTGACGCTCGGTGAGGCCCCGGCCCCGGCCTCGCCGGAAGCGGAACCCTTCCCGTACCTGGAGCTGGCCGCACCGGACCTGGAAGTCGGCGGGCGCGACCTTCCGCTCCTGCTCGCGCCGCTCTACCGGGCGCTGACCGGCGACCACCGCCGTGCTTGACCCTCGACCAGGTCGAGGCACCAGTGTTCCCGGCATGGAGAACGCGACGCGGGAAGCGACGCCGGACGCCACGCCGGACGTGATGCGCAGCATCGGCCAGCTGGCCAGGGAGAGCGGGCTGAGCATCAGCGCGCTGCGGTTCTACGACGGGGCGGGCGTCTTCGGACCCGCCCGGGTGGACCCGCTCACCGGCTACCGCTGGTACGCGCCGGACCAGCTCGCCGACGCCCGGCTGCTCTGCCGGCTGCGCCGGCTGGGGCTGCCGCTGGCCCAGCTCAAGCTGGTGCTCGCGGCCCCGCCCGGCGATCCGGCCGCCCACCGGGTGCTCGACACCCACCTGCGGCGGCTGGCGGACGGCCTGGCCGACGCGCGTCGCGAACTCTCCGTCGTCAGAGCACTGATCGACCAGAGGGAGCAACCGATGAACGCCACCGAAACCGCCCGGCTCACCGTGGACCGCGCCGAGCTGGCCGCCGCACTCGCCGCCGTCCGCTTCGCGGTCGGGACCGACCCCGAGCGCCCGATGCTCGGTGGGATCCTCTTCGACCTGGACGGCGGGGTGCTGCGGCTGGTCGCCACCGACCGCTACCGGCTGGCCGTCGGCGAGGCGGCCGCGCACCCCGCCGACGGGACCGGGTTCAGCGTGCTGGTGCCGGCCGGCCTGGCCGACCTGATCGGCGCGCTCGCCGCGGACGGCGGCGGCGAGCTGGAGCTCACCGCCGAGGGCGGCGAACTGGCCGCCCGGGCCGGCGGCCGCACCGTCGCGGGGGAGCGCCTCGACCTGGACTTCCCCGACTACCGCCGGCTGGTCCGGCTGGAGCGCAGCCACCGGGTGGAGGTGGCGGCCGCCGACCTGCGCCGCGCGGTGCTGGACGGACCGGTGCGGCCGTACACCCCCGAGCACCCGGAGGCCGGGCCCGGCGAGGTGGCGCTCACCGTGCTGGAGGTCGGCGCGGGCGGCGCCGTGCGCGTGGTGGACGGCGAGCCGGGCGAGCCGGGGGAGCAGGCCGAGCAGGAGCTGCGGATCGCGGTGAACCGGGAGTACCTGCTCCAGGCGCTGGACGCCGGCCCGGCCGGACAGCTGGCGCTGGAGCCCGCCGGCAGCTTGGGGCCGCTGGCGATCCGCTCGGCCTCGGGGGAGGCGGGGCATTTCTCGGTGCTGATGCCGGTGCGGGTCGGCTGATCCGCCGTCGGAACCGGCTGATTCACCGTCAACGTCGGCTGGTCCGCCGTCAGCTTCGGGTGGCCGGCGGTCAGCTGAGCGCGGTGCGCAGGCCGAGCGCGATCAGCACGGCCGCGCCCACCCGGGTGAGCACCGCCTTCGCCCGCCCGGCGGCGAAGCCGGCGGCCCGGGCCAGCACGGCCGTCCAGGCCAGCAGCCAGGCGCTGACCAGCACGGCCTGGGCGGTGGCCAGCAGCAGCACCTGGGGGAGCAGGGCCCGGTGCGGATCGAGGAACTGCGGCAGCAGGGTCAGGAAGATCGAGGCGGCCTTCGGGTTGAGCACGTTCCCGAGCAGCGCCTGCAGGTAGCCGGACCGCCGCCCGGCCCGGGGCGCCCGCCGGGTGCCCGGGTGCCCCGCGCGGAACCAGGACCAGCCGCCCAGGCCCACCAGGTAGGCCGCGCCGGCCAGGCGCACGGTGGCGAAGGCGGTGCTGGAGCGCATCACCAGCGCGGACAGGCCCAGCACCGCCAGGGACGCGTGCACGTAGAGGCCGCAGACGGTGCCCAGCACCACCGGGAGCGCCTGCCGCCGCCCGGCCGTGCCGACCCGCTGGACCAGCAGGGTGAAGCTGGCGCCGGGGGTGGCCACCAGGGGGAAGACGGCCACCAGGTAGCCGAGCACCGCCTGGGACCGGGTCATGCGGGGAGCACCACGCGGTAGTGGGTGGTCAGCCGGTGCTGCTCGTCCAGCACGTGGAAGGCGAGGGCGGGCGGCTGCTCGCGGTCGGCGGGCTGGTCGCTCTCCCAGGGCAGCCGCAGGGTCCAGGTGACGGCGGGGCCGACGATCACCGGGCGGCCGGCGAAGGTGCTGGCGGCGGCGGTGTGCGCGTGGCCGGCGAGCAGGGCGACCACCTGGGGACGGGGGGCCAGCAGCTCGGCCAGCCGGTCCGCCCGCTGGAGGGGGTAGCTGTCGGGCAGCGGGTGGTGCAGCCGCACCGGCGGGTGGTGGAAGGCGAGCAGCGCGGGGGTGCCGGGCGCCAGGCCGTCCAGGGTCGAGGCGATCCAGTCGAGGGTCTCGTCGTCCAGCAGGCCCACGTCCTCGCCGGGGACGCTGGAGTCGCACATCAGCACCGCCGCGCCGCCGACCAGGTGCAGCCGGTTGACCGGCCCGTCGCCGGCGGGCTCGCCGAGCAGCCCGGTGCGCAGCGGCGAGCGCGCGTCGTGGTTGCCCGGGCAGCTGAGCACGGGGAACGGCGCGGCCAGCAGCTCCGCCGCCTCGCGGTACTCGTCCGGCGCGCCGTGGTCGGCGATGTCCCCGGTGACCAGCAGCGCGTCCACCGGGGTCGGCAGGGCGCGCAGGTAGTCCATCACCCGGGCGGCGCGCTCGGTGGACCGGGCGGTGCCGTCCAGGTGGAGGTCGCTGATCTGGGCAAGCAGAACCATGGACTGTCCTAACGGTAAAAGTTCGAGTTTCCGTTAGGCAGGACGGTAGAGTACGGGCATGGCACTGATCAAGAGCCCGGTGGACGCCGGCCCGCTCGCACTGCTGCTGTCGAGCACGGTGCGCCACGACGGCAACGGCGGCGTCGCGGACGACCTGGCGGACCCGACCGGACTGGCCGACTGGCTCGTCGCCGCGGCCGAGCCGCTGGCCCGGGCGGGGTTCGCGCTCGACCCGCCGGGCCCGCTGGATCCGCAGGTCGCGCCCGCCGACCGGGCGACCCTGGACCGGGTGCTCGCGGTGCGGGCCGCGCTGCGGGCGCTGCTGGCCCGGGCGGTGAGCCCGGCCCCGCCCAGCCCGGCGGACGCGCACCGGCTGATCCCGGCGGGGCAGGCGGTGGCCCGGTTGAACGCGGCCGCGGCCGCCGAACCCGTGGTGCCCCGGCTCGACTGGCCGACCGACGGGGCCCCGGTCGCCGGACTGGTCGCGGCGGCCCCCGCCGGCGGACCGGCGGCGACGGCCACCGCCCTGGTGGCGGTGCTCGCCCGGGCGGCGATCGACTTCCTGGCCGGCCCCGACCTGCCCCGCCTGCGCGCCTGCACCGCCCCGCGCTGCGTGCGCTACTTCCTCAAGGAGCACGGCCGCCAGGAGTTCTGCAAGGCCTCCTGCGGCAACCGCGCCCGCGCCGCCCGCCACTACCAGCGGCACAACCACCCCGGCCCCGCGCCCGAGGACGCCCCCGGTCGACGCCCCTGACGGGGGATCAGCCCACCGGTCGGGCGGGTACGGCCTGCGCGTGCTTGCTTTTGCAAGCGCCGGAGTTAGCATGAGGGCATGGCTTCACTGAACGTCAGCTCGCTGGGTGACTACATCCGCGAGCAGCGGCGGGCCGCGCAGTACTCGCTGCGCCAGCTGGCCGAGGCCGCGGGCGTCTCCAACCCGTACCTCAGCCAGATCGAGCGGGGACTGCGCAAGCCGAGCGCGGAGATCCTGCAGCAGATCGCCAAGGCCCTGCGGATCTCGGCCGAGACGCTCTACGTCCAGGCCGGGATCCTGGAGGAGCGCCCGGCCGAGGGGGCCGACCTGCGGGCCGCGATCTTCGCCGACCCGGCGATCAGTGAGCAGCAGAAGCACGCGCTGCTCGCCGTGTACGAGGCCTTCGTGACCGAGAACCGGGCGGCGGGCTGAGCCCGGCCGCGCACCGCGAGGCCGACACCAACACCGAGAGGAGGGCGCCATGCCCAGCACCGAGGAGATCCGGAACGAGATCCGCAAGACGCTGAGCGACCCGACCCCGCTCTACGCCCTGGCGGGCGTGGGCGACCTCGCCTACGAGAAGCTGCGCGAGGTGCCGGGCCGGGTCGAGGCGCTGGCGGCGGACCGCAAGGCCGCCCAGGCGGCGGCGGTGGCCAGGCTGCACGAGGCGCAGGAGCGGCTGGTCGGGGCGCAGGCCAAGGTGGCCGACTCGGTCGGCACCCTGCCGACCGACCTGAAGTCGCTGCAGGAGAAGGCGCAGGGCTTCGCGCTCCAGCAGGCGGGCCGGGCTGCCGGGCTGGCCGTCCGGGCCAAGGAGGTCTACGACGAGCTGGCCGAGCGCGGCCGGACGGCGGTGAGCCGTCCGGGCGGCGCGACCGGCGAGTCGGTGACCGTGGAGCGGGCCGAGGTGGTCACCTTGGACACCGAGGGCGCCGGGAAGCGGTCGGACGCCGCGGCGGAACCGGTCGAGCCGGAGCTCGCCGAGGCCGAGGTGGTCGAGCCGGAGCCGGAGCGGCCGACCGCCAAGCGCGCCCCGCGCTCTCGGCGGAACCCGGGTGCAGAGCAGCCGGGCACGCAGGAGTAGTCGCGGACGTTGAGCCTGGTGACGCGGTCACGCGGCGGCCGGTGGGGCCGGTCGCGGGCCGTGTGCCCGGCAGGGTTGGAAGGGGCCGCTGTGGGAAGTCAACTGGGGCGACAGCGGCGCGGTTCGAGTGAGGAGACCCGGTGTACATCCTGGCGTACGACCTGCTGAACCCGTTCTGGTGGCTGTCAGCCGGGGTCATCCTCTTCAAGGCCTTCGCCTTCCTCGATGCGGCCACCCGGCAGGCGGACGCCTACCCGGCGGCGGAGAAGAAGACCAAGGGCTTCTGGCTGGTCCTGCTCGGCCTGGCGCTGGGCCTCGACCTGCTCCTCGGCGGCAGCATCACCGGCAGCTTCATCACCTTGGCCGGGCTCGTGGCCGCGATCGTCTACATGGTGGACGTCCGCCCGGCGATCCGGGCGCTGACCGGCTGGCGCGGCCCGACCGACCGGCTGACCCAGGCGCTCCGCTCGCTCGGCCGGCGGGGCGGCGGCAACCGCTGGTGAGCCTGGACACCTGAGGCGCCGTCGGCTGACCCCGGGTCAGCCGACGGACCGCGTTCCGGCGGTGGGTCAGCCCATCAGGTGGTGCGGCTGGTTGCGCTCCAGCAGCAGCACCGCGACGTCGTCGGTGAGCGCACCGCCGTTCAGCTCCTCGACCTCGGCCAGTGCGCCGTCCACCAGCCGGCCCCGGGTCAGCCCGTGCCGCTGGTGGTCGCCGATCAGGGCGAGCAGCCCGTCCTGGCCGAGCCTGCGCGAGCCCGCGCCGACCCGGCCCTCGATCAAGCCGTCGGTGTAGAGCATCAGGCTCCAGCCGGCCGGCAGTTCGAGGTGGTAGGGCGGCCAGGCGGCCTCGGTGTCGTCGCAGGCCAGCAGGCCGAGGGCCGGGCCGGCCTGGTCGCTGGGCAGCACCGTCGGCGACTCGGAGCCGGAGAGCAGCAGCGGCGCCGGGTGGCCGGCCAGGTAGACCTGGGCGTACTCGGTGGCCGGGCCCTCGGAGGGCAGCGGTTGCTGGCCCACCCCTGGCGCGGGCCGCCGGGTGACGGCCTGGGTGCCGGTGACCGCCTGGTGGCGCGGCTGGTGCTCGGACGGCCCGCTCGGCGAGATCACCAGCATGCAGAGGGTCGCGAAGATCTCCTCGTTGCGGCGCTCGTGCTCCAGCACGTGCTGCAGCGTGGTGAGCAGGGTCTGCCCGGTCAGGCCGGCGAAGACCAGGGTGCGCCACGCTATCCGCAGCGCCACACCGAGCGCGGCCTCGTCCGGGCCGTGGCCGCAGACGTCGCCGATCACCACGTGCACGGTGCCGTCCTCGGTGCGCACCGCGTCGTAGAAGTCGCCGCCGAGCAGGGCGCGGCGGCGGCCGGGCCGGTAGCGGCGGGTGAAGGAGAGGTCGGCGCCCTCCAGCAGCGGGGTGGGCAGCAGGTGGCGCTGCAGGCGGGCGTTCTCCTGGCCGCGCAGCTCCGCCTCGACCAGCCGGCGCTGCGACTCGTCGGCCCGCCTGCGCTCGACCGCGTAGCGCAGCGCGCGGGCCAGCAGCGGGCCGTCGGTGGCGTCCCGGACCAGGAAGTCCTGGGCGCCGGCGGCCACCGCGTCCGCCCCGAGCTGGGTGTCGGCGGCGTCGGTCAGCACGATCACGGCTGCGCCCGGGGCCAGCCGGAGCACCTCGCGCAGTCCGTCCAGCGGGTCGCACTCGGCGGCGTGGGCGGCGTCCGAGCCGGCGCTCGGCGCCGCGCCCAGGTCGAGCAGCACGCAGCTGAAGTCGGAGGGCAGCTGTCGCCCGCGCCGGCCGACCGGGGCGAGCAGGGCGGCCGCGGCGGTCAGGCCCTGCGCCCGGTGCAGCTCGACCGGGGTGCCGCTGGCGGCGACCAGTTCCTCCAGCAGCCGGGTGTCGGTGCCCTCGTTCTCGATCGCCAGCAGCTTGAGCCCGCCGACCACCCGGTCGGCGCCGGTCGGCCGACGGATGGCCCGGGGGCCGGGCACCGCCACGGTGCCCGCGGCGGACTCGGCGCGCCGACCGGTCTCGGCCGTCTGGGCACTCTTCTGGGCAGTCTGGGCACTCTGCGCGGCCGGGGTGCTCGGCGTGTTCGGGGTGTTCGCCGGGACGTCCCGGGTGTCCTGGGCGCCGGCGTGCCGGGGCAGCCGGGCGGCGTCGGCGATCCCGTTCAGCTCGCCGAGTCCGGCGGTGGTTCCGCCGAGCCGGCCCAGACCCTCCAGGGTGTCGAGGCCGTGGATGGAGTTCAGTCCGTTCATGCCGTTCAGCGCCTCCTCGCCGACCACCGGAGCGGTCGAATCAGGGCATGGCGCACCGAGGCGCTGACGGACGCCAGCGGCTGCGGGGGCGCCGGACCGGCTCTCGGCGCCGAGTCCTTGCCCGTCTCCCGTAGCGGGCACGGATGCTTCCTCCTCTTCCCTGACGGGGTAACGGCTGCGGTCCGTGCGCAGTGCCCGCCGGGCACCGCGAGTCAGGGAACCTTTCGCGACCATAACGTGAT of Kitasatospora viridis contains these proteins:
- a CDS encoding PP2C family protein-serine/threonine phosphatase, whose translation is MNGLNSIHGLDTLEGLGRLGGTTAGLGELNGIADAARLPRHAGAQDTRDVPANTPNTPSTPAAQSAQTAQKSAQTAETGRRAESAAGTVAVPGPRAIRRPTGADRVVGGLKLLAIENEGTDTRLLEELVAASGTPVELHRAQGLTAAAALLAPVGRRGRQLPSDFSCVLLDLGAAPSAGSDAAHAAECDPLDGLREVLRLAPGAAVIVLTDAADTQLGADAVAAGAQDFLVRDATDGPLLARALRYAVERRRADESQRRLVEAELRGQENARLQRHLLPTPLLEGADLSFTRRYRPGRRRALLGGDFYDAVRTEDGTVHVVIGDVCGHGPDEAALGVALRIAWRTLVFAGLTGQTLLTTLQHVLEHERRNEEIFATLCMLVISPSGPSEHQPRHQAVTGTQAVTRRPAPGVGQQPLPSEGPATEYAQVYLAGHPAPLLLSGSESPTVLPSDQAGPALGLLACDDTEAAWPPYHLELPAGWSLMLYTDGLIEGRVGAGSRRLGQDGLLALIGDHQRHGLTRGRLVDGALAEVEELNGGALTDDVAVLLLERNQPHHLMG